From a single Mycolicibacterium moriokaense genomic region:
- the sigM gene encoding RNA polymerase sigma factor SigM, whose protein sequence is MGTFGEISADGAGDRTDAELLAAHVAGERYAFEELFRRHDRQLYRLALLTSRNPDDAADALQDAMLSAHRTAPAFRNDAAVSSWLYRIVVNACLDRLRRNKSRPTTELLDDSCHSGDPMPHVDTAIVVERALMRLPVEQRAAVVAVDMQGYSVLETARMLGVAEGTVKSRCSRARRKLAETLQYFALADGGTAQVSPPSNPP, encoded by the coding sequence GTGGGGACGTTCGGGGAGATCTCGGCAGACGGCGCAGGCGATCGAACCGATGCGGAGTTGCTCGCCGCGCACGTCGCCGGTGAGCGGTACGCCTTCGAAGAACTGTTCCGGCGGCACGACCGGCAGCTGTACCGGCTCGCCCTGCTCACCAGCCGCAACCCCGACGACGCAGCCGACGCGCTGCAGGACGCGATGCTGTCGGCGCACCGCACCGCTCCCGCGTTCCGCAACGACGCCGCCGTCAGCAGCTGGCTCTATCGCATCGTCGTCAACGCCTGCCTGGACCGGCTGCGTCGCAACAAATCCCGGCCCACCACCGAGCTGCTGGACGACAGCTGCCACAGCGGGGACCCGATGCCGCATGTGGACACCGCGATCGTGGTCGAACGTGCCCTGATGCGCCTGCCCGTCGAGCAGCGCGCCGCCGTGGTCGCCGTCGACATGCAGGGCTACTCGGTGCTCGAGACGGCGCGCATGCTCGGCGTCGCCGAGGGAACCGTGAAGAGCCGCTGCTCCCGCGCCCGCCGCAAGCTCGCCGAGACGCTGCAGTACTTCGCGTTGGCAGACGGGGGAACCGCACAGGTGTCGCCACCGTCTAATCCCCCGTGA
- the trxB gene encoding thioredoxin-disulfide reductase — translation MTSSPTVHDLIIIGSGPAGYTAAIYAARAQLTPLVFEGVQFGGALMTTTEVENYPGFRDGITGPELMDQMREQALRFGADLRMEDVDAVDLTGPIKKVTVGDETYQARAVILAMGAAARHLGVPGEEALIGMGVSTCATCDGFFFRDEDIVVVGGGDSAMEEAIFLTRFARSVTVVHRREEFRASRIMLERARANEKITFLLNTQVTAIEGDPKVSGVRLRNTVTGEESKLDVTGVFVAIGHDPRSELVRGQVELDEDGYVKVGHHSTATSVEGVFAAGDLVDHIYRQAITAAGTGCSASIDAERWLAEIGSAPSDEETSTPVR, via the coding sequence ATGACCTCCTCCCCCACGGTTCATGACCTGATCATCATCGGATCCGGACCAGCGGGTTACACCGCGGCGATCTACGCGGCGCGCGCCCAGCTGACGCCGCTGGTGTTCGAGGGCGTTCAGTTCGGTGGCGCGCTGATGACCACCACCGAGGTGGAGAACTACCCGGGCTTCCGCGACGGCATCACGGGTCCCGAACTGATGGACCAGATGCGCGAGCAGGCGCTGCGGTTCGGCGCCGACCTGCGGATGGAGGATGTCGACGCAGTCGACCTGACCGGCCCGATCAAGAAGGTCACCGTGGGTGACGAGACGTATCAGGCCCGCGCCGTCATCCTCGCGATGGGCGCAGCCGCCCGGCACCTCGGTGTGCCCGGTGAAGAAGCCCTGATCGGCATGGGTGTCAGCACCTGCGCCACCTGCGACGGCTTCTTCTTCCGCGACGAGGACATCGTCGTGGTCGGCGGCGGCGACTCCGCGATGGAGGAAGCCATCTTCCTGACCCGCTTCGCCCGCAGCGTGACGGTCGTGCACCGGCGCGAGGAGTTCCGGGCGTCGCGCATCATGCTGGAGCGCGCCCGGGCCAACGAGAAGATCACCTTCCTGCTCAATACGCAGGTCACGGCCATCGAGGGCGACCCCAAGGTCAGCGGCGTGCGGCTGCGCAACACCGTCACCGGCGAGGAGTCCAAGCTCGACGTGACCGGCGTGTTCGTCGCCATCGGCCACGATCCCCGCTCGGAGCTGGTCCGCGGCCAGGTCGAGCTCGACGAGGACGGCTATGTGAAGGTCGGCCACCACAGCACCGCCACCTCCGTCGAGGGCGTCTTCGCGGCGGGCGACCTCGTCGACCACATCTACCGGCAAGCCATCACCGCGGCGGGCACCGGCTGTTCCGCGTCGATCGATGCCGAACGCTGGTTGGCCGAAATCGGTTCTGCCCCAAGCGATGAAGAGACTTCCACCCCTGTCCGATAG
- the trxA gene encoding thioredoxin produces the protein MTGTSATVTVTDDSFSSDVLSSSTPVLVDFWATWCGPCKMVAPVLEEIAGEKAGLLTIAKIDVDENPATARDFQVVSIPTMILFKDGAPVKRIVGAKGKAALLRELADVV, from the coding sequence ATGACTGGAACCTCAGCGACGGTCACCGTCACCGACGATTCGTTCTCCAGCGACGTGCTGTCGAGCAGCACCCCCGTGCTGGTGGACTTCTGGGCCACCTGGTGCGGCCCGTGCAAGATGGTCGCCCCCGTTCTCGAGGAGATCGCCGGCGAGAAGGCGGGTCTGCTGACCATTGCCAAAATCGACGTCGACGAGAACCCGGCGACCGCCCGCGACTTCCAGGTGGTGTCGATTCCCACGATGATCCTGTTCAAGGACGGTGCCCCGGTGAAGCGCATCGTCGGTGCAAAAGGCAAGGCCGCTTTGCTGCGCGAACTCGCTGACGTGGTGTAA
- a CDS encoding N-acetylmuramoyl-L-alanine amidase, protein MSSLRRGDRGSAVTEIRAALTSLGMVDNPDDDITTGKHVALDVFDEELDRAVRAFQQHRGLLVDGIVGEATYRALKEASYRLGARTLHHQFGAPMFGDDVATLQARLQDLGFYTDMVDGHFGLHTHNALMSYQREYGLYPDGICGPETLRSLYFLGSRVTGGSPHAIREEELVRSSGPRLSGKRIIIDPGRGGDDHGLIMQSPDGPISEADILWDLASRLEGRMTAIGMETFLSRPANRSPSDAARAATANSVGADLMISLRCATQPSPAANGVASFHFGNSHGSVSTIGRNLADFIQREVVARTGLRDCRTHGRTWDLLRLTRMPTVQVDVGYITNPRDRSLLVASQTRDSIAEGILAAVKRLYLLGKNDRPTGTFTFAELLAHELSVEQAGRVSPS, encoded by the coding sequence ATGTCGAGTCTGCGTCGCGGTGACCGCGGGAGCGCGGTCACCGAGATCCGGGCTGCTCTGACGTCCTTGGGCATGGTCGACAACCCGGACGACGACATCACGACCGGCAAGCACGTCGCGCTCGACGTGTTCGACGAGGAGCTGGATCGTGCGGTGCGCGCATTTCAGCAGCATCGCGGGCTGCTGGTCGACGGAATCGTCGGCGAAGCCACCTACCGCGCGCTGAAAGAGGCGTCTTACCGTCTCGGCGCGCGCACCCTCCATCATCAGTTCGGCGCGCCGATGTTCGGCGACGACGTGGCCACACTGCAGGCCCGCCTGCAGGATCTCGGCTTCTACACCGACATGGTCGACGGACACTTCGGCCTGCACACCCACAACGCGCTGATGTCTTATCAGCGGGAGTACGGGCTGTATCCGGACGGCATCTGCGGCCCGGAAACGTTGCGCTCCTTGTACTTTCTGGGTTCGCGCGTCACCGGTGGGTCGCCGCACGCCATTCGTGAGGAGGAGCTGGTGCGCAGCTCCGGACCGCGGCTGTCGGGTAAGCGGATCATCATCGATCCGGGCCGCGGCGGTGACGACCACGGTCTGATCATGCAGAGCCCCGACGGCCCGATCAGCGAAGCAGACATCTTGTGGGACTTGGCAAGTCGGCTCGAGGGCCGGATGACGGCCATCGGTATGGAGACGTTCCTGTCGCGGCCGGCGAACCGCTCACCGTCGGACGCCGCGCGCGCCGCAACCGCCAACTCGGTGGGTGCCGACCTGATGATCAGCCTGCGCTGCGCGACGCAGCCCAGCCCCGCCGCCAACGGCGTCGCCTCATTCCACTTCGGCAACTCGCACGGCTCGGTGTCAACCATCGGACGCAACCTCGCCGACTTCATTCAACGAGAAGTGGTGGCGCGCACTGGATTACGCGACTGTCGCACGCATGGGCGGACGTGGGATCTGCTGCGGCTCACCCGCATGCCCACGGTGCAGGTCGACGTCGGATACATCACGAACCCCCGTGACCGCTCGCTGTTGGTGGCCAGCCAGACCCGCGACTCGATCGCCGAAGGCATTCTGGCCGCCGTCAAGCGGCTGTATCTGCTCGGCAAGAACGACCGGCCCACGGGCACATTCACTTTCGCCGAACTCCTGGCGCACGAACTTTCCGTCGAGCAGGCCGGGCGCGTCAGCCCCAGCTGA
- a CDS encoding acetyltransferase, translating into MPSRITPLRLEAFEQLPKHARRCVFWEVDPSTLPSTQSSGSQLWDPEFEKEAWLSMVMLEWGACGQMAVQCPESMDDDPALTGDEPCLGYAFYAPPRAVPRARLFPSGPVSADAVLLTTLGVEPCDDADGLPRSLISAVVGDLVRRGVRALEAFGHTADVAELSDPKVVSPVLRPIVEVLGDCSVDQCVLSADLLQDSGFVVVSPHPYFPRLRLELEQGLGWKADVEAALERLLESAQLQQPVGAGANPC; encoded by the coding sequence GTGCCGTCACGTATCACGCCCCTGCGGCTCGAAGCGTTCGAGCAGCTGCCCAAGCACGCCCGCCGATGCGTGTTCTGGGAGGTGGATCCGTCGACCCTGCCGTCCACCCAATCGAGCGGCAGCCAGCTGTGGGACCCCGAATTCGAGAAGGAAGCCTGGCTGTCGATGGTCATGCTCGAATGGGGTGCCTGCGGTCAGATGGCGGTGCAGTGCCCCGAGTCGATGGATGACGACCCCGCGCTGACGGGAGACGAGCCGTGCCTGGGCTACGCGTTCTATGCGCCGCCGCGCGCGGTCCCGCGGGCCCGGCTTTTCCCGTCGGGTCCGGTTAGCGCCGACGCGGTGCTGCTCACCACGCTGGGGGTGGAGCCGTGCGATGACGCCGACGGGTTACCGCGCAGCCTGATCTCAGCCGTCGTGGGTGACCTCGTGCGCCGTGGCGTGCGCGCCCTCGAGGCATTCGGCCATACCGCGGACGTGGCCGAGCTGTCCGACCCGAAGGTCGTCTCGCCGGTGTTGCGCCCGATCGTCGAGGTGCTCGGGGACTGCTCGGTCGATCAGTGCGTGCTGAGCGCCGACCTGTTGCAGGACTCCGGGTTCGTGGTGGTCTCGCCGCACCCGTATTTCCCGCGGCTACGGCTGGAATTGGAGCAGGGACTGGGCTGGAAGGCCGATGTCGAGGCGGCGCTGGAACGCCTGCTCGAAAGTGCACAGCTGCAGCAGCCGGTGGGTGCGGGCGCCAACCCCTGCTAG
- a CDS encoding ParB/RepB/Spo0J family partition protein, which yields MTQPKNKRSGLGRGLASLIPTGPSDGEQSSLGRMGDAAADVVIGGPVNVSGAVYREIDPAAIDPNPKQPRQVFDEEALAELVHSIKEFGLMQPIVVRAVPGESTQRYQLVMGERRWRAAQQAGLATIPAIVRETGDDNMLRDALLENIHRVQLNPLEEAAAYQQLLDEFGVTHDELAARIGRSRPLITNMIRLLRLPIAVQRRVAAGVLSAGHARALLSLEGGPEKQEELAARIVAEGLSVRATEEAVTLANRAETATPSAPRRKPIQMPGLQDVAERLSTAFDTRVTVALGKRKGKIVVEFGSVDDLQRIVELMSPSER from the coding sequence ATGACTCAGCCCAAGAACAAGCGCAGCGGTCTCGGCCGGGGCCTGGCGTCGCTCATTCCCACCGGACCCTCCGACGGCGAGCAGTCGTCGCTCGGCCGGATGGGTGACGCGGCCGCCGACGTCGTGATCGGTGGACCGGTCAATGTGTCGGGCGCCGTCTACCGCGAAATCGATCCGGCCGCGATCGACCCCAACCCGAAGCAGCCGCGCCAGGTCTTCGACGAAGAGGCACTCGCAGAACTCGTGCACTCCATCAAGGAGTTCGGGCTGATGCAGCCGATCGTCGTGCGCGCTGTCCCCGGCGAGTCGACGCAGCGGTATCAGCTCGTGATGGGGGAGCGGCGGTGGCGGGCCGCACAGCAGGCCGGGCTGGCGACCATCCCGGCGATCGTCCGTGAGACCGGCGACGACAACATGCTGCGCGACGCGCTGCTCGAGAACATCCATCGTGTGCAGCTGAACCCGTTGGAAGAGGCCGCTGCCTACCAACAGCTGCTCGACGAGTTCGGGGTCACCCACGATGAACTGGCCGCCCGCATCGGACGGTCGCGACCGCTCATCACGAACATGATCCGCTTGCTCAGGCTGCCGATCGCCGTACAGCGGCGGGTGGCCGCCGGCGTGCTGTCCGCCGGCCATGCCCGCGCGCTGCTCTCCCTCGAGGGCGGTCCGGAGAAGCAGGAGGAGCTCGCCGCGCGCATCGTGGCCGAGGGTCTGTCGGTGCGCGCCACCGAGGAGGCCGTCACGTTGGCAAACCGTGCCGAAACGGCGACCCCCTCGGCGCCGCGGCGCAAGCCGATCCAGATGCCTGGACTCCAGGATGTTGCTGAGCGGCTGTCGACGGCATTCGACACCCGCGTCACCGTCGCCCTCGGCAAACGCAAGGGCAAGATCGTGGTCGAGTTCGGGTCGGTGGACGACCTACAGCGCATTGTCGAGCTGATGAGCCCGTCCGAGCGCTGA
- a CDS encoding ParA family protein — protein MSRAPEPADPGAVRGDVSRETTAPNVSRETWDGGVPSVEVPAEVWPEAPAVDTPIGAEAERAVRLLHAASKSGLPRPEKQRVFTIANQKGGVGKTTTAVNIAAALALQGLQVLVIDLDPQGNASTALGVEHREGTPSSYEVLIGEIPLETAMQRSPHSERLYCVPATIDLAGAEIELVSMVAREGRLRTALAGLKNHDFDYVFIDCPPSLGLLTINALVAAPEVLIPIQCEYYALEGVGQLLRNIEMVKAHLNPELNVSTVILTMYDGRTKLADQVADDVRAHFGDKVLRTVIPRSVKVSEAPGYGMTILDYDPGSRGAMSYLDASREIAERR, from the coding sequence ATGAGTCGCGCGCCGGAACCGGCCGATCCGGGAGCGGTGCGTGGCGATGTTTCACGTGAAACAACTGCGCCGAATGTTTCACGTGAAACGTGGGACGGCGGCGTCCCCTCGGTGGAGGTGCCCGCCGAGGTGTGGCCCGAGGCACCCGCCGTCGACACCCCCATCGGCGCGGAAGCGGAGCGCGCGGTCCGACTGCTGCACGCCGCGTCCAAGAGCGGGCTGCCGCGCCCGGAGAAGCAACGCGTCTTCACGATCGCCAATCAGAAGGGCGGCGTGGGCAAGACGACGACCGCGGTCAACATCGCGGCCGCCCTGGCGCTGCAGGGGTTGCAGGTTCTGGTGATCGATCTGGATCCGCAGGGCAACGCCAGCACCGCACTCGGTGTCGAGCATCGGGAGGGGACACCTTCTTCCTATGAGGTGTTGATCGGGGAGATCCCGCTCGAGACGGCGATGCAGCGCAGCCCGCACAGCGAGCGCCTCTACTGCGTGCCGGCGACCATCGACCTGGCCGGCGCGGAGATCGAGTTGGTCAGCATGGTGGCGCGGGAAGGCCGTCTGCGGACCGCCCTCGCCGGGCTGAAGAATCACGACTTCGACTACGTGTTCATCGACTGCCCGCCGTCGCTGGGACTGCTCACGATCAACGCGCTCGTGGCGGCGCCGGAGGTGCTGATCCCGATCCAGTGCGAGTACTACGCCCTCGAAGGCGTCGGCCAGTTGCTCCGCAATATCGAGATGGTCAAGGCGCACCTCAATCCGGAGCTCAACGTCTCGACCGTGATCCTCACGATGTACGACGGGCGCACGAAGCTCGCCGATCAGGTGGCCGATGATGTGCGCGCCCACTTCGGCGACAAGGTGTTGCGCACCGTGATCCCGCGCAGCGTCAAGGTGTCCGAGGCGCCCGGCTACGGCATGACGATCCTCGACTACGACCCCGGTTCGCGGGGTGCGATGAGCTATTTGGACGCCAGCCGCGAGATCGCGGAGCGGCGATGA
- the rsmG gene encoding 16S rRNA (guanine(527)-N(7))-methyltransferase RsmG: MFHVKHDEVSTAPKAADILFGSALPTARRYAEILAGAGVERGLIGPREVDRLWDRHLLNSAAIAELVPADARVADIGSGAGLPGIPLALARPDLRVTLIEPLLRRSDFLHEVIDELEIDVTVVRGRAEERTVRQQVGEMDAVVSRAVASLDKITKWSLPLLRPGGEMLAIKGERAEEEAREHRRVMTSLGAVDVRVRKCCADFLDPPATVVAARRRSPDEHRPTAGTRR; the protein is encoded by the coding sequence ATGTTTCACGTGAAACATGACGAGGTGTCGACGGCGCCGAAAGCCGCAGACATCTTGTTCGGATCCGCCCTGCCGACTGCGCGGCGCTACGCCGAGATCCTTGCCGGCGCCGGAGTGGAGCGGGGGCTGATCGGTCCCAGGGAGGTCGACCGGTTGTGGGATCGCCACCTATTGAATAGCGCTGCGATCGCCGAACTGGTCCCGGCCGACGCCCGGGTTGCCGACATCGGTAGTGGCGCCGGGCTGCCCGGGATACCGTTGGCGTTGGCGCGCCCGGACCTCCGGGTGACGCTGATCGAACCCCTGCTGCGCCGCAGCGATTTTCTGCACGAGGTCATCGACGAGCTCGAGATCGACGTGACGGTCGTGCGCGGCAGGGCGGAGGAACGGACGGTGCGGCAACAGGTGGGGGAGATGGACGCGGTGGTCTCGAGGGCGGTCGCGTCCCTGGACAAGATCACGAAGTGGAGCCTGCCGCTGTTGCGACCGGGTGGCGAGATGTTGGCCATCAAGGGGGAGCGTGCGGAAGAAGAAGCCCGCGAGCATCGGCGTGTAATGACGTCGCTCGGGGCTGTCGATGTGAGGGTGAGGAAATGCTGCGCGGATTTCTTGGATCCACCCGCGACCGTCGTCGCGGCGCGTCGGCGGAGTCCGGACGAGCATCGGCCGACGGCCGGGACGCGGCGATGA
- a CDS encoding Jag family protein encodes MTDAETTERSEELVEAAEERVEEGAEENTAAASGGDDLEERLVAEGEIAGDYLEELLDLLDFDGDIDLDVEGDRAVVSIDGGADLNKLVGRKGETLDALQELTRLAVHQKTGERSRLMLDIARWRRRRRDELAALGDKVARRVLATGEREELPPMTPFERKIVHDAVAAVDGVHSESEGVEPSRRVVVLID; translated from the coding sequence ATGACTGACGCTGAAACGACCGAACGCAGCGAGGAATTGGTAGAGGCCGCCGAAGAGAGGGTCGAAGAGGGGGCCGAAGAGAACACCGCCGCCGCATCGGGGGGGGACGATCTGGAAGAGCGGTTGGTGGCCGAGGGCGAGATCGCCGGTGACTACCTCGAGGAGTTGCTCGATCTCCTGGATTTCGACGGCGACATCGATCTGGACGTCGAAGGCGACCGTGCGGTCGTCAGCATCGACGGCGGCGCCGACCTCAACAAGTTGGTCGGCCGCAAGGGCGAGACGCTCGACGCCCTGCAGGAGTTGACGCGGTTGGCGGTCCACCAGAAGACCGGCGAGCGCAGTCGTCTGATGCTCGACATTGCACGCTGGCGCCGCCGTCGCCGCGACGAGTTGGCCGCGCTGGGTGACAAGGTCGCGCGGCGGGTCCTGGCCACGGGCGAGCGCGAAGAGCTGCCCCCGATGACCCCGTTCGAGCGCAAGATCGTGCACGACGCGGTCGCGGCAGTGGATGGTGTGCACAGCGAGAGCGAGGGCGTCGAGCCGTCGCGCCGCGTTGTCGTCCTGATCGACTGA
- the yidC gene encoding membrane protein insertase YidC, with protein MFNWFSLDIIYYPVSAIMWVWYKAFSFVLGPTNFFAWALAVMFLVFTLRAILYKPFVKQIRTTRQMQELQPQIKALQKKYGKDRQRMAMEMQKLQREHGFNPILGCLPMLAQVPVFLGLYHVLMSFNRTQTGIGRLGLSVAENRSLGNYVFSAEDVGHFLDANLFGAPLGATMIQQHGLEAFTEFNRWAVVGVGVPLMLLAGIATYFNSRASVARQSPEAAANPQTAMMNKLALYVFPLGVVVGGPFLPLAIIIYWLSNNVWTFGQQHYVFGMIAKEEEAKKLEAKERRAQNAPPPGAKPKKQPKAAAEPTEITTSDGADVEASSSDNGSTPAKATGGSPGKTASGTGSRSPRPGATPRPGARPKKRKR; from the coding sequence GTGTTTAATTGGTTCAGCCTGGACATCATCTACTACCCGGTGTCGGCGATCATGTGGGTTTGGTACAAGGCCTTCAGCTTTGTGCTCGGCCCGACCAACTTCTTCGCCTGGGCGCTGGCGGTGATGTTCCTCGTCTTCACCTTGCGCGCGATTCTCTACAAGCCGTTCGTCAAGCAGATCCGCACCACGCGGCAGATGCAGGAGCTGCAGCCACAGATCAAGGCGCTGCAGAAGAAGTACGGCAAGGACCGCCAGCGGATGGCGATGGAAATGCAGAAGCTGCAGCGCGAGCACGGGTTCAACCCGATCCTCGGCTGCCTGCCGATGCTGGCGCAGGTGCCGGTCTTCCTTGGCCTCTATCACGTGCTGATGTCCTTCAACCGGACCCAGACCGGCATCGGGCGCCTGGGGCTGTCGGTGGCGGAGAACCGGTCGCTCGGGAACTACGTGTTCAGCGCCGAGGACGTCGGCCACTTCCTGGACGCGAACCTGTTCGGCGCGCCGCTGGGCGCGACGATGATCCAGCAGCACGGCCTCGAGGCGTTCACGGAATTCAACCGGTGGGCGGTCGTCGGCGTCGGGGTGCCGCTGATGCTCCTGGCGGGCATCGCCACATACTTCAACAGCCGGGCGTCGGTCGCGCGGCAGAGCCCGGAAGCGGCGGCGAACCCGCAGACGGCGATGATGAACAAGCTTGCGCTGTACGTCTTCCCGCTCGGCGTGGTCGTCGGCGGGCCATTCCTTCCGCTGGCCATCATCATCTACTGGCTGTCCAACAACGTCTGGACCTTCGGACAGCAGCACTACGTGTTCGGGATGATCGCGAAGGAAGAAGAGGCGAAGAAGCTCGAGGCGAAGGAACGTCGCGCCCAGAACGCGCCGCCGCCCGGGGCGAAGCCGAAGAAGCAACCGAAGGCGGCCGCGGAGCCGACAGAGATCACGACGAGCGACGGCGCCGACGTCGAGGCATCGTCGTCGGATAACGGATCGACCCCCGCCAAGGCGACCGGGGGGAGCCCGGGCAAGACGGCGTCGGGTACCGGCAGCCGAAGCCCGCGGCCGGGTGCGACGCCGCGGCCGGGCGCACGGCCCAAGAAACGGAAACGTTGA
- the yidD gene encoding membrane protein insertion efficiency factor YidD, whose amino-acid sequence MRRSIGSSAARALIYVIQLYRHMISPLRPATCRFMPTCSQYAVDALTEYGVVKGGWLAMVRLLKCGPWHRGGWDPIPERRGGSHESCGDADEHRVGPDAADDVPGTRTSRAESETRV is encoded by the coding sequence GTGAGGCGGTCGATCGGGTCGTCCGCTGCTCGAGCGCTGATCTATGTCATTCAGCTGTACCGGCACATGATTTCTCCACTGCGGCCGGCGACGTGTCGTTTCATGCCGACCTGTAGCCAGTACGCGGTCGACGCGTTGACGGAGTACGGCGTCGTGAAGGGTGGATGGCTGGCGATGGTGCGGCTGCTGAAATGCGGGCCGTGGCATAGGGGAGGATGGGACCCGATACCGGAGCGCCGCGGCGGTTCACATGAATCGTGCGGTGACGCAGACGAGCACCGGGTAGGTCCGGATGCAGCCGACGATGTGCCGGGTACCCGGACATCGCGAGCAGAGAGCGAGACGCGTGTTTAA
- the rnpA gene encoding ribonuclease P protein component produces the protein MLPARYRMTRSSEFGATVSQGVRTVQPDLVVHTLRNAADDEGPRIGLVVSKSVGSAVQRHRVARRLRHVARTVIDELQPTDRVVIRALPGSRYAISARLEQELRTALRRTLVKAGSSGAPR, from the coding sequence GTGCTTCCGGCGCGGTACCGGATGACGCGGTCGTCCGAGTTCGGTGCCACGGTCAGCCAAGGGGTGCGCACGGTGCAGCCCGATCTCGTCGTGCACACATTGCGCAACGCGGCGGACGACGAAGGCCCGCGGATCGGACTCGTCGTCTCCAAATCCGTTGGGAGCGCGGTACAACGGCACCGCGTGGCCCGACGGCTGCGCCACGTCGCGCGTACGGTCATCGACGAACTTCAGCCGACGGACCGGGTGGTCATTCGGGCGTTGCCGGGCAGCCGGTACGCCATCTCGGCACGACTCGAACAAGAGTTGCGGACCGCGTTGCGCCGCACGCTGGTGAAGGCGGGTTCCTCGGGAGCGCCACGGTGA
- the rpmH gene encoding 50S ribosomal protein L34, giving the protein MAKGKRTFQPNNRRRARVHGFRLRMRTRAGRAIVSSRRSKGRRKLTA; this is encoded by the coding sequence GTGGCCAAGGGCAAGCGGACTTTTCAGCCGAACAACCGGCGCCGCGCGCGTGTGCACGGATTCCGGCTGCGGATGCGGACCCGGGCAGGCCGGGCGATCGTGTCGAGCCGGCGTTCCAAGGGTCGCCGCAAGCTGACTGCGTGA